A genomic stretch from Empedobacter stercoris includes:
- a CDS encoding PadR family transcriptional regulator produces the protein MNIEKTKVQMRKGVLEYCILSIIKKGDAYASDIIDELKKAEMIVVEGTLYPLLTRLKNDDLLQYRWEESTSGPPRKYYALTELGEEFLKELAATWDQLIEAVNKVTTETHKNG, from the coding sequence ATGAATATAGAGAAAACAAAAGTTCAGATGCGAAAAGGTGTACTGGAATATTGTATTCTCAGCATTATTAAAAAAGGTGATGCTTATGCATCTGATATCATAGACGAATTGAAAAAAGCAGAGATGATTGTTGTTGAAGGAACATTATATCCGCTTTTAACAAGATTAAAAAATGATGACCTTTTACAATATCGTTGGGAAGAATCAACCTCAGGACCACCTCGCAAATATTATGCACTTACAGAGTTAGGTGAAGAATTTTTAAAAGAATTAGCTGCTACTTGGGATCAGTTAATCGAAGCCGTGAATAAAGTAACCACAGAAACGCACAAAAATGGATAA
- a CDS encoding 1,4-dihydroxy-2-naphthoyl-CoA synthase, translating to MATINWQTVKEYEDITFKKCDGVMRIAFNRPEVRNAFRPKTVFELLDAFQLAEEDREVGVILLTGEGPSAKDGGWAFCSGGDQRVRGAKGYEGQDGVGRLNILEVQRLIRFSTKVVVAVVNGWAVGGGHSLHVVCDMTLASKEHAIFKQTDADVASFDGGYGSAYLAKQVGQKRAREIFFLGLNYSAQEAYEMGMVNLVVPHDELEQVAFDWAQEILTKSPTAIKMLKYAFNLVDDGLVGQQIFAGETTRFAYGTEEAVEGRNAFLEKRKRDFSKFR from the coding sequence ATGGCAACAATAAATTGGCAAACGGTAAAAGAATATGAAGATATCACGTTTAAGAAATGTGATGGTGTAATGCGTATTGCTTTTAATCGTCCTGAAGTTCGTAATGCGTTTCGTCCAAAAACAGTTTTCGAATTGTTAGACGCTTTTCAATTAGCAGAAGAAGATCGAGAAGTTGGTGTAATTCTGTTAACAGGAGAAGGACCATCTGCAAAAGACGGTGGTTGGGCTTTTTGTTCGGGAGGAGATCAACGCGTTCGTGGAGCAAAAGGCTACGAAGGACAAGATGGTGTTGGTCGTTTGAATATTTTAGAAGTTCAACGTTTGATTCGTTTTTCAACTAAAGTTGTAGTAGCTGTGGTTAACGGTTGGGCAGTTGGTGGAGGACATTCTTTACACGTTGTTTGCGACATGACATTAGCTTCTAAGGAGCATGCGATTTTCAAACAGACAGATGCCGATGTTGCGTCTTTTGATGGAGGTTATGGTTCGGCTTATTTGGCAAAACAAGTTGGTCAAAAACGTGCGCGAGAGATTTTCTTTTTAGGATTGAATTACTCTGCTCAAGAGGCTTATGAGATGGGAATGGTGAACTTGGTTGTTCCTCATGATGAATTAGAACAAGTAGCTTTTGATTGGGCACAAGAAATTTTAACAAAATCTCCTACAGCAATCAAAATGTTGAAATACGCGTTCAATTTAGTGGATGATGGATTGGTTGGTCAACAAATATTTGCTGGTGAAACAACTCGTTTTGCTTACGGAACAGAAGAAGCTGTAGAGGGTAGAAATGCGTTCTTAGAAAAACGTAAACGAGATTTTTCTAAATTTCGTTAA
- a CDS encoding IS3 family transposase (programmed frameshift), protein MARKVKYDVTYKLRCVKEVLKKHHSVHSISHQEGISGSLLRKWITDYHNQGALGLEPKKNQTYSVEFKLKVIKSITKQFLSLREARLKFNIPSESVIIKWQKDFATFGIDGLKPKPKGRPKTMSTSKGGPEKSKQPLTREEELLLEIERLRCEGCTLKKVQCLNSSRGRKTKETWTQAINELRPEFHLNLLLDCTHMARSSFYYHISRSKTDKYEELKLKIKSIYHQHKGRYGYRRITDELRKSGTIINHKTVLKLMNSLGLKSLIRRKKYKSYKGEQGKIAPNILQRAFKADKPNQKWVTDVTEFKVKDKKLYLSPIMDLYNQEIISYELSERPVFNQVTQMLKKAFKITKDTKDLILHSDQGWQYQMKQYQALLNEKGIIQSMSRKGNCLDNAIIENFFGILKSELFYLQKFNSIEELKKEIKQYIYYYNNDRIKSNLNKMSPIQYRTHFYNY, encoded by the exons ATGGCAAGAAAAGTAAAATATGATGTAACATACAAGTTGCGATGTGTCAAAGAAGTTTTAAAAAAACATCATTCAGTTCATTCTATATCACATCAAGAAGGTATTTCAGGAAGTTTATTGCGTAAGTGGATTACTGATTATCATAATCAAGGAGCTTTAGGTTTAGAACCTAAGAAAAACCAAACGTATAGCGTTGAATTTAAGTTGAAAGTTATTAAGTCTATAACCAAACAGTTTCTTAGTTTGCGTGAAGCACGCTTGAAATTTAATATTCCAAGTGAATCGGTTATTATAAAATGGCAAAAAGATTTTGCTACCTTTGGAATAGACGGATTAAAACCCAAACCAAAAGGCCGTCCCAAGACTATGAGCACATCTAAGGGTGGACCTGAAAAATCGAAACAACCGTTAACAAGAGAAGAAGAACTATTGTTGGAGATTGAACGTTTACGTTGTGAAG GTTGCACTCTTAAAAAAGTTCAATGCCTTAATTCAAGCCGAGGAAGAAAAACAAAAGAAACTTGGACGCAAGCCATAAATGAATTAAGGCCAGAATTTCATCTAAATTTACTTTTAGATTGTACACATATGGCTAGAAGCAGCTTTTACTATCATATTTCACGTAGTAAAACAGATAAATACGAGGAATTAAAACTTAAGATAAAATCCATTTATCATCAGCATAAAGGGCGATATGGCTATCGACGAATTACCGATGAATTAAGAAAATCAGGAACTATCATCAATCATAAAACTGTTCTTAAACTGATGAATAGCTTAGGATTAAAGAGTTTGATTCGAAGAAAAAAATACAAATCTTACAAAGGAGAACAAGGAAAGATTGCACCAAACATCTTGCAAAGAGCATTTAAGGCTGATAAACCCAACCAAAAATGGGTAACAGATGTTACCGAGTTTAAAGTAAAAGATAAAAAACTATATTTATCACCAATAATGGATCTGTACAATCAAGAAATTATCAGCTATGAGTTAAGCGAACGACCTGTTTTTAATCAAGTAACTCAAATGCTTAAAAAGGCATTTAAAATAACGAAAGACACTAAAGATTTGATATTACATTCAGATCAAGGATGGCAATATCAAATGAAACAATATCAGGCTTTATTAAATGAAAAAGGAATCATACAAAGTATGAGTAGAAAAGGAAATTGCTTAGATAATGCTATTATCGAGAATTTCTTCGGAATACTGAAATCGGAACTATTTTATTTACAAAAATTTAATTCTATTGAAGAGCTAAAAAAAGAAATAAAACAATACATTTACTATTACAATAACGATAGAATAAAATCGAACTTAAATAAAATGAGCCCGATACAATATCGAACTCATTTTTATAATTATTAA
- a CDS encoding Hsp20/alpha crystallin family protein, translating to MNTVRKNRTNYFPFGFDNAMLPKFETYVNSNNQFPAVNIKENEDSFEILLAAPGLTKEDFAIEVDENVLTISSEINQTKEVKEEKFSRREFNFTNFKRAFTLPETVNEDKIEASYVNGILKLVLPKKEEALPKEKRSIQIS from the coding sequence ATGAATACAGTTAGAAAAAACAGAACAAATTATTTCCCTTTTGGATTTGATAATGCGATGCTTCCAAAATTTGAAACATACGTAAATTCGAACAATCAATTTCCGGCAGTCAACATCAAAGAAAACGAAGATAGTTTTGAGATTTTATTAGCTGCGCCAGGTCTTACAAAAGAAGATTTTGCAATTGAGGTAGATGAAAATGTTTTGACTATTTCTTCAGAAATCAATCAAACAAAAGAAGTAAAGGAAGAAAAATTTTCGAGAAGAGAATTTAATTTCACCAACTTTAAAAGAGCATTTACTTTACCAGAAACGGTTAATGAAGATAAAATTGAAGCTTCTTATGTGAACGGAATTTTAAAATTAGTTTTACCTAAAAAAGAAGAAGCATTGCCAAAAGAAAAACGTAGTATACAAATTTCATAG
- a CDS encoding isochorismate synthase, with amino-acid sequence MFKKFQEKLERLIQNQKPFILFRKPNTTQVELWENKAIVTDNQFICNSFDNSKLIEFNDDEVQVIPIDQLPNFELSLPESDQNEAISYENYINLIQKTVQELHSESATKKIVISRINSLAKTAVNLAETFKNLHQHYPNAYLYLRYDVKEGCWIGASPELLLKENNQFIETVSLAGTKAKEDDWTEKEYHEQQVVTDYIASTLKPYTAYIDVDGPFSVNAGFFEHLKSYISAQLNDKTKLYDLLKALHPTPAVGGMPKDLSKDFILKNEGYDRSFYAGFMGYQNKIASEYFVNLRCAKIYSNKVNLYVGGGIMPDSVPEKEWHETELKSKTIGELLIYST; translated from the coding sequence ATGTTTAAAAAATTTCAAGAGAAACTTGAAAGATTAATTCAGAATCAAAAACCGTTTATACTTTTCAGAAAACCAAATACGACACAAGTCGAGTTATGGGAGAATAAAGCTATTGTAACAGATAATCAATTTATTTGCAATAGCTTCGATAATTCAAAATTAATTGAATTTAATGATGATGAGGTTCAAGTAATACCAATTGATCAATTACCAAATTTTGAACTTTCTTTACCAGAATCTGATCAAAATGAAGCGATTTCGTACGAAAATTACATTAATTTAATTCAAAAAACTGTTCAAGAGTTACACAGTGAGTCGGCAACAAAAAAAATTGTAATTAGTCGAATCAATTCACTTGCAAAAACAGCAGTTAATTTAGCCGAAACATTCAAAAACTTACACCAACATTATCCAAATGCCTATCTATATTTGCGTTATGATGTTAAAGAAGGATGTTGGATTGGTGCGTCTCCAGAGCTCTTATTGAAAGAAAATAATCAATTCATCGAAACAGTTTCTTTGGCAGGTACAAAGGCGAAAGAAGATGATTGGACGGAAAAAGAATACCATGAACAACAAGTTGTTACCGATTATATTGCTTCAACTTTAAAACCTTATACTGCTTATATTGATGTGGATGGTCCGTTTTCGGTAAATGCTGGTTTTTTTGAACATTTGAAATCGTATATTTCAGCTCAATTAAACGATAAAACAAAGCTTTACGATTTATTGAAAGCCTTGCATCCAACGCCTGCTGTTGGTGGAATGCCAAAAGATTTATCGAAAGATTTTATCTTAAAAAATGAAGGATATGATCGCTCTTTTTATGCAGGTTTTATGGGGTATCAAAATAAAATAGCATCTGAATATTTTGTGAATCTTCGTTGTGCAAAAATCTATTCGAATAAAGTGAATTTGTATGTCGGAGGTGGAATTATGCCAGATTCTGTACCTGAAAAGGAATGGCATGAGACAGAATTGAAATCCAAAACAATAGGTGAGTTATTAATTTATTCAACATAA
- a CDS encoding S1/P1 nuclease, with protein sequence MKKIIGSIMLLGAFLASESALAWGLTGHRVVSQIAEQHISKKTRKEITKIIGPQKLAYWANWPDFIKSDTTWKHADSYHYVNIPGNLNRQQFDVALEQTSDENMYKKGLFLINELKNNQNLTIEEKQHNLYFLIHILGDAHQPLHVGRPDDLGGNRIKVEWFRDKVNIHTVWDSKLVDYENYSYTEYSNLLDIASKERQIQMKEGTYADWIYGSYILANNIYAGVKMDDKLGYRYHFDNKFIIEDQLLKGGIRLAKVLDDIFK encoded by the coding sequence ATGAAAAAAATAATAGGAAGCATAATGCTTTTAGGTGCTTTTTTAGCTTCAGAAAGTGCTTTAGCTTGGGGATTAACAGGTCACCGAGTAGTTTCTCAAATCGCAGAACAACATATTAGCAAGAAAACTCGTAAAGAAATTACTAAAATCATTGGCCCTCAAAAGTTAGCGTATTGGGCGAACTGGCCAGATTTTATTAAATCTGATACTACTTGGAAACATGCAGATTCTTATCACTATGTCAACATTCCTGGAAATTTAAATCGTCAACAATTTGATGTTGCTTTAGAGCAAACGTCGGATGAAAATATGTACAAAAAAGGGTTGTTTTTAATCAACGAATTAAAAAACAATCAAAATCTTACGATTGAGGAAAAACAACATAATTTATACTTTTTAATTCACATTCTTGGGGATGCGCATCAACCACTTCATGTGGGGCGTCCAGATGATTTGGGAGGAAATCGAATCAAAGTAGAATGGTTCCGTGATAAAGTAAATATCCACACGGTTTGGGATTCTAAATTAGTTGATTACGAAAACTATTCGTACACAGAATATTCAAATTTGTTAGATATTGCTTCAAAAGAGCGTCAAATTCAAATGAAAGAAGGCACTTATGCAGACTGGATTTATGGTTCTTACATTCTTGCAAACAATATTTACGCAGGTGTAAAAATGGACGATAAATTAGGATACCGTTACCATTTTGATAACAAATTTATCATAGAAGATCAATTATTAAAAGGAGGAATTCGTTTAGCAAAAGTTTTGGATGATATATTTAAATAA
- a CDS encoding M20/M25/M40 family metallo-hydrolase, whose product MKLINTLTYSALVLSSVAVHAQAQEKLDPTVQSFVTEIQNNSQLKKISHELLDGIGPRLVGTPQMDQAGDWAIKTLKSWGVEARREDYGTWKAWERGLTHVDMTYPRAKSIEATQLAWSPATKKAVTAEVIAMPVFKTKAEFDAWLPSVKGKIVLMSQNQSYGRSDYQYKEFGSEALYKKVTENRKAEAEAWSNSIKVTGFNNNTLPEVLEKNGAAAVAISYWTGIMGANRIFGAKTKTIPMLDISNEDYGMLYRLAENGTAPKLTVNAQSKHNGVAKTFNIVGEIKGKEKPNEYIILSAHFDSWDGAQGATDNGTGTIAMMEAIRTIKKLYPNNKRTILVCLWGSEEQGLNGSRAFVEDHPEIVKNTQAVFNLDNGTGRVVNINGSGFEKSYEYMTRWLAATPSFVRNEIKTDFPGSPSGGGSDHASFVAAGVPGFMLSSLNWGYGTYTWHTNKDTYDKIVFEEIQNNAILAATLTMMADKENELVNRDRRVLPVGRDGKQQEWPEVKSPARNSDAYMK is encoded by the coding sequence ATGAAATTGATTAACACATTAACTTACTCTGCATTAGTTTTATCTTCTGTTGCAGTACATGCACAAGCGCAAGAAAAATTGGATCCAACAGTACAAAGCTTTGTAACAGAAATCCAAAATAATTCGCAATTGAAAAAAATTTCGCATGAATTATTAGACGGAATTGGACCTCGATTAGTTGGAACACCACAAATGGATCAAGCCGGAGATTGGGCAATTAAAACCTTAAAATCATGGGGAGTTGAAGCTCGTCGCGAAGATTACGGAACATGGAAAGCTTGGGAACGTGGTTTAACTCACGTTGATATGACTTATCCGAGAGCAAAATCAATCGAAGCAACTCAATTAGCATGGTCACCAGCAACTAAAAAAGCTGTAACTGCTGAAGTTATTGCGATGCCAGTTTTCAAAACGAAAGCGGAATTTGACGCTTGGTTACCAAGTGTAAAAGGTAAAATTGTTTTAATGTCTCAAAACCAATCGTATGGACGTTCTGACTATCAATACAAAGAATTTGGGTCTGAAGCATTATACAAAAAAGTAACTGAAAATAGAAAAGCTGAAGCTGAAGCTTGGAGTAATTCTATTAAAGTAACAGGTTTTAACAACAATACACTTCCAGAAGTTCTGGAGAAAAATGGAGCTGCTGCAGTTGCCATTTCATATTGGACTGGAATTATGGGTGCAAACAGAATTTTTGGTGCAAAAACGAAAACGATTCCAATGTTAGATATTTCGAATGAAGATTATGGAATGCTATATCGTTTAGCTGAAAATGGAACTGCTCCAAAATTAACTGTTAATGCGCAATCTAAACATAATGGAGTTGCAAAAACATTTAATATTGTAGGAGAAATAAAAGGTAAAGAAAAACCAAACGAATATATTATTTTATCGGCTCACTTTGATTCTTGGGATGGTGCACAAGGTGCGACTGATAATGGAACAGGAACAATCGCGATGATGGAAGCTATTCGTACAATTAAAAAATTATATCCAAATAACAAACGTACCATTTTAGTTTGTTTATGGGGAAGTGAAGAACAAGGATTGAACGGTTCTCGTGCTTTCGTAGAAGATCATCCAGAAATTGTAAAAAATACACAAGCTGTGTTCAACTTAGATAATGGGACTGGGCGAGTAGTTAACATCAATGGTTCAGGTTTCGAAAAATCTTACGAATATATGACGCGTTGGTTAGCTGCGACACCTTCTTTTGTTCGTAATGAAATTAAAACAGATTTTCCTGGTTCTCCAAGTGGAGGTGGATCAGATCATGCTTCATTTGTTGCTGCAGGCGTACCAGGATTTATGTTAAGTTCTCTTAATTGGGGTTATGGTACATATACTTGGCACACAAACAAGGATACTTATGACAAAATTGTTTTCGAAGAAATTCAGAATAATGCAATATTAGCTGCTACATTAACAATGATGGCGGACAAGGAAAATGAATTAGTTAATCGTGATCGTCGTGTTTTACCTGTTGGTAGAGATGGAAAGCAACAAGAATGGCCAGAGGTTAAAAGCCCTGCAAGAAATTCTGATGCTTATATGAAATAA
- a CDS encoding PspC domain-containing protein: protein MDKTVSISIGGFSFVLDEIAYNKLKTYLQDVKTSLRGTEGIEDIIEDVEIRIAELFRERLKFREVVNEDDINFVIATMGHPDQYKVEDEEGETTSSTNSSYTSSSNNQSYGGQQTGAKRLYRDPDDTIVTGLSAGLAHYMGVDPWFVRAIWLVLLVLGVATLGVSFWLVVFCYFILLIFVPKAKTTSEKLQMYGQPANIDTLKKNVEQASETVVSGGKELSNKLGGVFGVFGRLLLWFIGFIILSSGIGLIVAGFFFFFTTWTEMPTELFGYIVEEEWMSMAAKIFGGILMVIPGVLLTILGVKCFWNRVTVSKAVIFGSIALWFVALFAIIGISVSTASKFRNSVEMTEDKVLNIPSDTLQIEFTNREEGNYRYSGFNDLEQLIDEEGNLVIPIYKTFDIEESSDNNVHLEIRYSSKGGSKEEAKRNLESIKYNYQLEGNKLNLDKFVKIPKNGKFREQTVDIKIYVPKNKVLFVRKSNSVNIRSGQYDTDYFNDVNNNYFAFNGKKIVCLNCQKDTDSEDDNFEGDVNIHVNDGNDSAKVRIDKNGIRVESNEGSVGLNLPRTENKKEKSNQEINYKDDTDSININYRNHSNNR from the coding sequence ATGGATAAGACAGTATCAATAAGTATAGGAGGATTTTCTTTCGTGTTAGACGAAATCGCCTATAATAAATTAAAAACCTATTTACAGGATGTAAAAACTTCGTTGAGAGGAACAGAAGGTATTGAAGATATTATTGAAGATGTAGAAATCCGTATTGCTGAATTGTTTCGCGAACGATTAAAATTTAGAGAAGTCGTGAACGAGGATGATATTAATTTTGTGATTGCAACGATGGGGCATCCAGATCAATATAAAGTAGAGGATGAAGAGGGTGAAACGACGTCATCAACAAATTCTTCTTACACTTCATCATCAAATAACCAATCGTATGGAGGACAACAAACAGGAGCAAAACGTTTGTACCGTGACCCAGATGATACAATTGTAACAGGATTATCTGCTGGTTTGGCACATTATATGGGCGTAGATCCTTGGTTTGTACGAGCAATTTGGTTGGTTTTACTTGTGTTAGGAGTTGCAACTCTTGGTGTTTCGTTTTGGTTGGTTGTTTTTTGTTATTTTATCTTATTAATTTTTGTTCCAAAAGCAAAAACTACATCAGAAAAATTGCAAATGTATGGACAACCAGCAAACATAGATACCTTAAAAAAAAACGTAGAACAAGCCAGTGAAACGGTTGTTAGCGGAGGTAAAGAATTAAGTAATAAATTAGGTGGAGTCTTTGGTGTTTTTGGTCGACTATTACTTTGGTTTATTGGATTTATTATACTGAGCTCGGGAATTGGACTTATTGTTGCTGGATTCTTCTTCTTTTTCACAACGTGGACAGAAATGCCTACAGAATTATTTGGCTACATAGTTGAGGAAGAATGGATGAGCATGGCTGCAAAGATTTTTGGTGGAATCTTAATGGTAATTCCAGGTGTTTTATTGACAATTTTAGGCGTAAAATGTTTTTGGAATCGTGTAACAGTGAGCAAAGCCGTTATTTTTGGATCAATCGCTCTTTGGTTCGTTGCCTTATTTGCTATCATCGGAATTTCGGTAAGTACCGCAAGTAAATTCAGAAATTCTGTTGAAATGACTGAAGATAAAGTACTAAATATTCCTTCAGACACGCTTCAAATAGAATTTACGAATAGAGAAGAAGGGAATTATAGATACAGTGGTTTCAATGATTTAGAGCAATTAATTGATGAAGAAGGTAATTTAGTTATTCCAATTTACAAAACTTTTGACATCGAAGAGAGCAGTGACAATAATGTACATTTAGAAATTCGCTATTCATCGAAAGGAGGAAGTAAAGAGGAAGCAAAACGTAATTTAGAATCAATTAAATACAATTATCAATTAGAAGGAAACAAATTGAATTTAGATAAATTTGTTAAAATTCCAAAAAACGGTAAATTCAGAGAACAAACAGTTGATATTAAAATTTATGTACCGAAAAATAAAGTATTATTTGTCAGAAAATCAAATTCGGTAAATATCAGATCTGGACAATACGATACCGATTATTTTAACGATGTAAATAATAATTATTTTGCATTTAATGGAAAAAAAATCGTATGTTTGAATTGTCAAAAGGATACAGATTCTGAAGATGATAACTTCGAAGGAGATGTAAACATACATGTAAATGACGGAAACGATTCGGCAAAAGTTAGAATCGATAAAAATGGTATTCGTGTTGAAAGTAATGAAGGATCTGTAGGATTAAATTTACCAAGAACCGAAAACAAAAAAGAAAAATCAAACCAAGAAATAAACTACAAAGATGATACAGATTCTATTAACATTAATTACAGAAATCATTCAAATAATCGTTGA
- a CDS encoding 1-acyl-sn-glycerol-3-phosphate acyltransferase codes for MKKILGKLLYSLGGWKLDNHLDLSKVDKCVLVCAPHTSNWDFYYTILAFWQMGIPMKMFIKDAWTKPWYGYFIKQMGGIGIDRSQRHNMVDFASDILKKADKLYLINTPEGTRSRAEKWKNGFFYIAQKADVPIVLAYCDFKKKRAGISKIVETENKSLNDVMDEIQDFYKDVTAKHPELYNPKIH; via the coding sequence ATGAAAAAAATTTTAGGTAAATTATTGTATTCGTTAGGAGGTTGGAAATTAGACAATCATCTGGATTTATCAAAGGTAGATAAATGCGTTTTGGTTTGTGCGCCACATACTTCTAATTGGGATTTTTACTATACGATTTTAGCTTTTTGGCAAATGGGAATTCCAATGAAAATGTTTATCAAAGATGCTTGGACAAAGCCTTGGTATGGTTATTTTATCAAACAAATGGGAGGAATCGGAATCGATCGTTCACAACGACATAATATGGTTGATTTTGCATCAGATATTTTAAAAAAAGCAGATAAATTATACTTAATCAATACGCCAGAAGGAACGCGTTCACGTGCAGAAAAGTGGAAAAATGGTTTCTTTTATATTGCGCAGAAAGCTGATGTTCCGATTGTTTTAGCATATTGTGACTTTAAGAAAAAGCGAGCTGGAATTTCAAAAATTGTAGAAACAGAAAATAAATCTTTGAATGATGTGATGGATGAAATTCAAGATTTTTACAAAGATGTAACAGCAAAACATCCCGAACTTTATAATCCAAAAATACATTAG
- a CDS encoding MFS transporter, with protein sequence MTSEEKIPPIWKNKEFVPFIFLRFSLIFALFIQSTSVAYEIFQVTQKAIFLGLIGLAEFLPILFTAFYAGQLVDKLDKRMILIRSISCFMTASFVLMIVNFPSVREAIGIPIYLGVCYFAFFILGLTRAFSGPALFALLALVVRKENYTKAIPISSSAFMIGSVLGPLAGGVILAKFGIEAALITAFAIMCISMMMILMIAKKPAETSESESTESPLIRIKQGLRFIWGTPIILAVLSLDMFAVFFGGAESLLPAFVEKVLKLGPEAFGFLRSAHGIGSLIMMFFLSIIPSLLKGNVGPKLLVAVAMFGVCIIGFGFSRNLYLCFVVLLFGGAFDAISMVIRQSILQIKTPENLKGRVSSVNSIFVSSSNELGALESGIAATFLGIVPAIIFGGSMTILTVILISLFIKPIRNVKLK encoded by the coding sequence ATGACATCAGAGGAGAAAATTCCACCTATTTGGAAAAATAAAGAATTTGTTCCATTTATATTTTTAAGATTTTCCTTAATCTTCGCATTATTTATACAAAGCACATCGGTTGCTTACGAAATTTTTCAAGTCACACAGAAAGCAATTTTTCTTGGATTAATAGGTTTAGCTGAGTTTTTGCCCATTCTTTTTACCGCATTTTATGCAGGACAATTGGTGGATAAATTAGATAAGCGAATGATTTTGATACGGAGTATAAGTTGTTTTATGACAGCTTCTTTTGTCTTGATGATTGTTAATTTTCCTTCAGTAAGAGAAGCAATCGGAATTCCAATTTATTTAGGCGTTTGTTATTTTGCTTTTTTTATTTTGGGGTTGACAAGAGCATTTAGCGGACCAGCGTTATTTGCACTATTAGCATTAGTTGTTCGCAAAGAAAATTATACGAAAGCAATTCCAATTTCTTCTTCTGCTTTTATGATTGGTTCAGTTTTAGGACCATTAGCTGGTGGAGTTATTTTAGCCAAATTTGGTATTGAGGCAGCTTTAATAACGGCATTTGCTATTATGTGTATTTCGATGATGATGATTTTAATGATTGCTAAAAAACCAGCTGAAACTTCCGAATCTGAATCAACAGAATCACCATTGATACGAATCAAACAGGGATTGAGATTTATTTGGGGTACACCAATTATATTAGCCGTTTTGAGCTTAGATATGTTTGCTGTTTTCTTTGGTGGAGCAGAATCGTTGTTACCAGCTTTTGTTGAAAAAGTATTAAAATTAGGACCAGAAGCTTTTGGGTTTTTACGTTCAGCCCATGGAATCGGATCGTTAATCATGATGTTTTTTTTGTCAATAATTCCAAGTTTATTAAAAGGGAATGTAGGTCCAAAATTATTAGTTGCAGTTGCGATGTTTGGAGTTTGTATTATAGGTTTTGGTTTCAGTCGAAATTTGTATTTATGCTTTGTTGTTCTGCTTTTTGGTGGTGCATTTGATGCTATTTCAATGGTCATTCGTCAAAGTATTTTACAAATCAAAACACCCGAAAATTTAAAAGGTCGTGTATCATCTGTCAATTCAATTTTTGTGAGTTCTTCTAACGAATTAGGTGCTTTGGAAAGTGGAATTGCAGCTACATTTTTAGGGATTGTTCCTGCCATTATTTTTGGAGGATCGATGACAATTTTAACCGTCATTTTAATCTCTTTATTTATTAAGCCAATTAGAAATGTTAAGTTGAAATAG
- a CDS encoding PaaI family thioesterase codes for MMNEQDSLRKFQAMSKNTLLETLDIEFTAVGEDFLAGKMPVTPKVHQPFGLLHGGASIVLAETLGSTLSNIILASDDYVAVGQHVDANHLRPKKEGTIFGHATVVKRGRTSHLIKIEIKDENDKLICYTHLTNAIISKKHV; via the coding sequence ATGATGAATGAACAAGATAGTTTAAGAAAATTTCAAGCTATGTCAAAAAACACATTACTTGAAACATTAGATATTGAATTTACAGCAGTTGGAGAAGATTTTTTAGCTGGAAAAATGCCTGTTACACCGAAAGTTCATCAACCTTTTGGATTATTGCATGGTGGCGCATCAATTGTTTTAGCTGAAACTTTAGGAAGTACCTTATCCAATATAATTTTAGCATCTGATGATTACGTTGCTGTAGGGCAACATGTTGATGCAAATCATCTTCGACCAAAGAAAGAGGGGACAATTTTTGGACATGCAACAGTCGTAAAAAGAGGTCGTACATCGCATTTGATTAAGATTGAAATCAAAGATGAAAACGATAAATTAATTTGTTATACTCATTTAACTAACGCCATTATTTCAAAAAAACATGTTTAA